A single Roseinatronobacter monicus DNA region contains:
- a CDS encoding DMT family transporter — protein sequence MDLRAILMGLAFALMWSSAFTSARMIVADAPPLYALSLRFLISGLIGIAIARALGQSWVLTPAQWRATIVFGISQNALYLGLNFVAMQTVEASVAAIIASSMPLLVALSGWLILREYLRPLAIAGLFAGFAGVALIMGARITGGLDLFGVGLCVLGVVSLTVATMSMRGASGTGGNLLTIVGMQMLVGAAILIVPAMLLEVPEVNWTWQLVGAFSYTVLVPGLAATWVWFLLVARIGAVQAATFHFLNPFFGVAIAALLLGEVLGIFDVVGVLVIMGGILAVQRARIP from the coding sequence ATGGATCTGCGTGCAATTCTGATGGGGCTGGCCTTTGCGCTGATGTGGTCCTCGGCCTTTACCTCGGCGCGGATGATCGTGGCGGATGCGCCGCCGCTTTATGCGTTGAGCCTGCGGTTCCTGATTTCAGGCCTGATCGGCATCGCAATTGCGCGCGCGCTGGGGCAAAGCTGGGTTCTGACCCCTGCCCAATGGCGCGCGACCATCGTGTTCGGGATCTCGCAAAACGCGCTGTATCTGGGGCTGAATTTCGTGGCCATGCAAACTGTCGAGGCGTCGGTTGCCGCAATCATCGCATCCAGCATGCCATTGCTGGTGGCGCTGTCGGGCTGGCTGATCCTGCGCGAATATCTGCGCCCGCTGGCGATTGCCGGGCTGTTTGCAGGTTTCGCAGGCGTGGCGCTGATTATGGGCGCGCGGATCACGGGCGGGTTGGACCTGTTCGGCGTGGGATTATGCGTGCTGGGGGTCGTGTCGCTTACAGTGGCAACAATGAGCATGCGCGGGGCGTCCGGCACAGGCGGCAACTTGCTGACAATCGTGGGGATGCAGATGCTGGTGGGCGCTGCGATCCTGATTGTCCCGGCGATGCTGCTGGAGGTGCCCGAGGTGAACTGGACATGGCAGTTGGTGGGCGCGTTCAGCTACACCGTTCTGGTGCCGGGGCTGGCGGCGACATGGGTGTGGTTCTTGCTGGTGGCGCGGATCGGCGCGGTACAGGCGGCAACATTCCACTTCCTGAACCCGTTTTTCGGCGTGGCCATCGCGGCACTGCTGCTGGGCGAGGTGCTGGGGATATTTGACGTGGTCGGGGTGTTGGTGATCATGGGCGGCATTCTGGCGGTGCAGCGCGCGCGTATTCCGTGA
- a CDS encoding MATE family efflux transporter has translation MTQGTPIFRSNLRGVLALGLPLAGSHLAQFMLAVTDTIMLGWYGVTDLAAGVLGAALFFAVFTFGSGFANAVMPMVATAASSGQETEVRRATRMGLWLSIAFGLGALPVFWFSGALLTGLGQPEDVIPLAEAYMRLLGFSLVPALIVMVLKNYLAALGRTQVALWITVAAVGLNVGLNWMFIFGNLGIPEMGVRGAAIATIAVNLVTAGALALYCALQPALKRYTLFQRFWRADWQAMGQVWRLGWPIGVALVAETALFSAATVMVGWIGTHELAAHGIALEITAMLFMVHLGFSNAATVLVGRARGQRDQAALRAGAKTAVLVSMGFATATMLLYILAGPFLVGLFLSPDEPARAAIITIGASFLIVAAVFQLADGAQVMAMGLLRGVQDTRGPMLIAAFSYWGVGLPTSYLFGIVLGWGGEGVWAGLVVGLSCAAILLMLRFWRGPGRADALPWAK, from the coding sequence ATGACACAGGGCACCCCCATTTTCAGATCAAACCTGCGCGGCGTTCTGGCGCTTGGGCTGCCGCTTGCGGGCAGTCATCTGGCGCAGTTCATGCTGGCTGTGACAGATACGATCATGCTGGGCTGGTATGGTGTCACGGATCTGGCCGCAGGCGTACTAGGCGCGGCGCTTTTCTTTGCCGTTTTCACCTTCGGGTCGGGCTTTGCCAATGCCGTTATGCCGATGGTGGCCACAGCGGCCTCATCGGGACAGGAAACCGAAGTGCGCCGCGCAACCCGGATGGGGCTGTGGCTGTCGATTGCTTTTGGTCTGGGAGCACTGCCTGTGTTCTGGTTCTCGGGCGCGTTGCTGACGGGGCTGGGCCAGCCAGAAGATGTGATCCCATTGGCCGAGGCCTATATGCGCCTGCTGGGCTTTTCGCTGGTGCCTGCGCTGATCGTGATGGTGCTGAAAAACTATCTGGCCGCACTGGGTCGTACGCAGGTGGCGCTGTGGATCACTGTCGCGGCAGTGGGATTGAATGTCGGCCTGAACTGGATGTTCATTTTTGGCAATCTGGGTATTCCCGAAATGGGCGTGCGGGGCGCGGCAATCGCCACGATCGCGGTTAATCTGGTGACTGCGGGCGCGCTGGCGCTTTATTGCGCGCTGCAACCGGCGCTGAAGCGCTACACGCTGTTCCAGCGCTTTTGGCGGGCCGATTGGCAGGCGATGGGGCAGGTCTGGCGGCTGGGCTGGCCGATTGGCGTGGCGCTGGTGGCCGAAACGGCGCTGTTTTCCGCAGCGACGGTGATGGTCGGATGGATCGGCACGCATGAACTGGCCGCACACGGGATTGCGCTGGAAATCACAGCGATGCTGTTCATGGTGCATCTGGGCTTTTCCAATGCGGCCACTGTGTTGGTCGGGCGTGCGCGCGGCCAGCGCGATCAGGCGGCCCTGCGCGCAGGGGCGAAAACGGCGGTGCTGGTGTCGATGGGTTTTGCCACTGCGACGATGCTTCTCTACATTCTGGCCGGGCCTTTCCTTGTGGGGCTGTTCCTGTCCCCGGATGAACCCGCACGCGCCGCGATCATCACCATTGGCGCGTCCTTCCTGATTGTGGCGGCGGTTTTTCAACTGGCAGACGGGGCGCAAGTCATGGCCATGGGATTGCTGCGCGGGGTGCAGGACACACGCGGGCCAATGCTGATTGCCGCGTTCAGCTATTGGGGCGTAGGCCTGCCGACAAGCTATCTGTTCGGGATCGTTCTGGGCTGGGGCGGTGAAGGGGTCTGGGCCGGGTTGGTCGTGGGGCTGAGTTGTGCCGCGATTTTGTTGATGTTGCGCTTCTGGCGCGGACCAGGCCGGGCTGACGCCCTGCCTTGGGCGAAATAA
- a CDS encoding nickel/cobalt transporter, with the protein MRNAVILIAVALGVGGLIYLAGGGMDQITLWAQGAQRGFQDQMALGLRALRAGQPGALATFWGLCFAYGFVHAVGPGHGKFLLGAYGAGSQAPLGRMVGIGLASSLAQGLSAIVLVYAGVLIFDASREAMQITGDIWLERASLIAIALIGLWLVSRAARKMIRQTMAAPVIVSDQNHGICEECGHRHSPDMHEVARAQGWRDIALLVGAIAIRPCTGALFVLILTWRMGLVWQGIAAVLVMALGTAAVTIAVTATAVLARDGALDWADKLGRARAITPVLEGGAGLFILFVALNMLKIL; encoded by the coding sequence ATGCGCAACGCCGTGATCCTGATTGCCGTGGCGCTGGGCGTGGGCGGGCTGATCTATCTGGCGGGTGGCGGTATGGATCAGATCACGCTTTGGGCGCAAGGCGCACAGCGCGGGTTTCAGGACCAGATGGCGCTGGGACTGCGCGCACTGCGCGCGGGCCAGCCGGGGGCACTGGCAACCTTCTGGGGGTTGTGCTTTGCCTATGGGTTTGTTCATGCGGTCGGTCCGGGGCACGGGAAATTCCTGTTGGGGGCATATGGCGCAGGCAGTCAGGCGCCGCTGGGGCGGATGGTCGGCATTGGGCTGGCATCGTCGCTGGCACAAGGGCTGAGTGCGATTGTGCTGGTCTATGCGGGCGTGCTGATCTTTGATGCCTCGCGCGAGGCGATGCAGATCACAGGCGACATCTGGCTGGAACGCGCCAGCCTGATTGCGATAGCGCTGATCGGGTTGTGGCTGGTCAGCCGCGCTGCGCGCAAAATGATCCGCCAGACCATGGCCGCACCTGTCATCGTCAGCGACCAGAACCACGGCATTTGCGAAGAGTGTGGCCATCGCCACAGCCCCGACATGCACGAGGTTGCGCGCGCGCAGGGGTGGCGCGATATTGCCCTGCTGGTGGGTGCGATTGCGATCCGGCCCTGCACGGGTGCGTTATTCGTGCTGATCCTGACTTGGCGCATGGGGCTGGTCTGGCAGGGCATTGCCGCCGTTCTGGTGATGGCGCTTGGCACCGCGGCGGTGACCATAGCTGTGACCGCGACAGCGGTTCTGGCGCGCGACGGGGCGCTGGACTGGGCCGACAAGCTGGGACGCGCGCGCGCAATTACCCCGGTTCTGGAAGGGGGCGCGGGGCTGTTCATTCTGTTTGTAGCATTGAACATGTTAAAAATTCTCTAA
- a CDS encoding DUF1007 family protein, which yields MRLWQSLLAACLALGLASPAVAHPHIFVDVELEVVFDDDGSPKGVWISWAYDPFFSMLLVSDLGLDLDFTGELTEEERAELDGFDMNWIEDYHGDTHATQGDEPLALSGPVEWASDYREGQLMSRHLRLLEDQPDPAHEWVLAVYDPTYYTSYGIVGTPQATGRSDCTLRVFEPDWTAAGAQLEAALDEVLGAGGDIEADFPAVGALFAEEVRISCATP from the coding sequence ATGAGATTATGGCAGAGTCTTCTTGCTGCATGCCTCGCGCTGGGGCTGGCCAGTCCGGCTGTTGCACACCCTCATATTTTTGTCGATGTCGAGCTGGAAGTCGTTTTTGATGACGACGGTTCCCCGAAAGGGGTCTGGATATCATGGGCCTATGATCCGTTTTTCTCGATGCTGCTGGTGTCTGATCTGGGGCTGGACCTGGATTTCACGGGCGAGCTGACCGAGGAGGAACGCGCCGAACTGGACGGGTTCGACATGAACTGGATCGAGGATTATCACGGCGACACCCACGCCACACAAGGGGACGAACCGCTGGCCCTGAGCGGGCCGGTCGAGTGGGCCTCGGACTACCGCGAGGGGCAGTTGATGTCGCGCCATCTGCGCCTGCTGGAAGACCAGCCAGACCCGGCGCACGAATGGGTCTTGGCCGTGTATGACCCGACCTATTACACCAGCTACGGCATTGTTGGCACGCCACAAGCCACAGGGCGGAGTGATTGCACATTGCGCGTGTTCGAGCCTGATTGGACCGCAGCGGGTGCGCAACTCGAAGCCGCGCTGGACGAGGTGCTGGGTGCAGGCGGCGACATCGAGGCGGATTTTCCGGCTGTGGGCGCACTCTTTGCCGAAGAGGTCAGGATTTCATGCGCAACGCCGTGA
- the nadC gene encoding carboxylating nicotinate-nucleotide diphosphorylase, whose protein sequence is MTHPPLPELLIEPLVRAALIEDLGPSGDVTSACVIPAGLRYSAALNARQDGVISGMQLAQIAFRLVDPSLTVTVHRPDGSAVVAGDTVMTIEGAAASILSAERVALNFAGRLSGIATLTAAFAARTAGTSARVTCTRKTTPGLRLVEKQAVLHGGGAAHRFGLSDAILIKDNHVAAAGGIAPALRAARANASHMRRIEIEVDTLAQLDEVLATGGADVVLLDNMSTPNLAAAVLRVDGRLVLEASGTMRLERIAEVAATGVDFISVGALTHSAPVLDLGLDF, encoded by the coding sequence ATGACCCATCCCCCCCTGCCCGAATTGCTGATCGAGCCCTTGGTGCGCGCGGCCTTGATTGAGGACCTGGGACCGTCGGGGGATGTGACCTCGGCTTGTGTCATTCCGGCGGGGCTGCGCTACAGCGCGGCGTTGAATGCGCGGCAGGACGGCGTGATCTCTGGCATGCAACTGGCGCAAATCGCGTTCCGGCTGGTGGACCCGTCGCTGACAGTCACAGTGCACCGCCCCGATGGCAGCGCGGTTGTCGCAGGCGACACAGTGATGACGATTGAGGGCGCAGCGGCCTCTATCTTGTCGGCGGAACGCGTGGCGCTGAATTTTGCAGGCCGCCTGTCGGGGATTGCCACGCTGACGGCTGCATTCGCGGCGCGGACAGCGGGCACTTCGGCGCGTGTGACCTGCACCCGCAAGACCACACCGGGGCTGCGACTGGTCGAGAAACAAGCGGTCTTGCATGGGGGGGGCGCTGCACACCGCTTCGGGCTGTCGGATGCGATCCTGATCAAGGACAATCATGTTGCAGCAGCAGGCGGGATTGCGCCTGCTTTGCGCGCCGCACGCGCGAACGCCAGCCATATGCGGCGCATCGAGATAGAGGTGGACACACTGGCGCAACTGGATGAGGTGCTGGCCACAGGCGGCGCGGACGTGGTCTTGCTGGACAATATGAGCACGCCCAATCTGGCCGCTGCGGTGCTGCGGGTGGACGGACGGCTGGTATTAGAAGCGTCGGGCACCATGCGGTTGGAGCGGATTGCCGAAGTGGCGGCGACAGGGGTGGATTTCATCTCGGTGGGCGCATTGACGCATTCGGCCCCGGTTCTGGATCTGGGTCTAGATTTCTGA
- a CDS encoding L-aspartate oxidase, protein MTDRVVIVGAGLGGLYAALALAPIPVLVISPETLGEGASSAWAQGGIAAAMAQGDTPAAHASDTIAAGAGTVDAHIAALVTQAARDHILDLTQHGTPFDRDMAGNYILNHEAAHSTARVVRVKGDQAGRKIMETLIAAVRATPSVQVMERVVAQNLVVEQGRVTGIVLAQLDGEAISKPVTLQAPAVLLAGGGSGGLYALTTNPPRIRGQVMGLAARAGAAMADMEFIQFHPTAMNLGLDPAPLATEALRGEGARLVNSDGDYFMAAAHDLAELAPRDIVARAVFAQTQAGKRPQLDTRRAIGAAIHTRYPAVTEACRKAGLDPVAQRIPVAAAAHYHMGGVATDARGRASLSGLWVCGEAASTGLHGANRLASNGVLEALVFARRAAEDMRAELPPSAPPAGPLALPFSPGGVPVEAGSVMELRHLMTDLVGVRRTEAGLQQALTRIAALEQAQPDCRDFQNMCATATLIAAAALLRTESRGAHWRDDHPDANPEKAQRSHLTWADALHLRDTASKELT, encoded by the coding sequence ATGACGGATCGCGTGGTGATCGTTGGGGCAGGTCTGGGCGGGCTTTATGCCGCGCTGGCGCTGGCCCCGATCCCGGTGCTTGTCATCTCGCCCGAGACATTGGGCGAGGGTGCCTCTTCCGCATGGGCGCAAGGCGGGATTGCCGCCGCGATGGCACAAGGCGACACACCTGCAGCCCATGCCAGCGACACCATCGCTGCGGGCGCGGGGACCGTTGACGCGCATATCGCTGCATTGGTCACACAGGCCGCACGCGACCATATCCTTGACCTGACCCAGCATGGCACGCCATTTGACCGCGATATGGCGGGCAATTACATCCTCAACCACGAAGCCGCGCATTCAACCGCACGCGTGGTGCGGGTTAAGGGCGATCAGGCGGGCCGCAAGATCATGGAAACGCTGATTGCCGCAGTCCGCGCGACCCCCTCGGTGCAGGTGATGGAACGTGTCGTGGCCCAAAACCTTGTCGTGGAACAGGGGCGCGTCACCGGAATCGTGCTGGCGCAACTGGACGGCGAGGCCATCTCGAAACCCGTGACACTTCAAGCGCCTGCGGTGTTGCTGGCGGGCGGCGGCTCTGGCGGGTTATATGCGCTGACAACGAACCCCCCGCGCATTCGTGGGCAGGTAATGGGGCTGGCGGCACGCGCGGGCGCGGCAATGGCGGATATGGAGTTCATCCAGTTCCACCCCACCGCAATGAATCTGGGGCTGGACCCCGCACCCCTGGCAACCGAAGCGCTGCGCGGCGAAGGGGCGCGGCTGGTCAATTCCGACGGCGATTATTTCATGGCGGCAGCGCATGATCTGGCGGAGCTTGCACCGCGTGACATTGTTGCGCGCGCGGTCTTTGCCCAGACACAGGCCGGCAAGCGGCCCCAACTGGACACGCGCAGGGCGATTGGCGCGGCGATCCACACGCGCTATCCCGCCGTGACAGAGGCCTGCCGCAAGGCGGGGCTGGACCCCGTAGCGCAGCGAATCCCGGTGGCCGCGGCGGCACATTACCATATGGGCGGTGTGGCGACCGATGCGCGCGGGCGCGCTTCGCTGTCGGGGCTTTGGGTCTGCGGCGAGGCGGCCTCGACCGGGTTGCACGGCGCCAACCGCCTTGCGTCCAACGGGGTGTTGGAGGCGCTGGTTTTTGCGCGCCGCGCAGCTGAAGATATGCGCGCCGAATTGCCCCCGTCTGCCCCCCCCGCCGGGCCGCTCGCGCTGCCCTTCTCGCCGGGGGGCGTGCCGGTAGAGGCGGGATCGGTGATGGAGTTGCGCCACCTTATGACCGATCTGGTGGGCGTGCGCCGCACAGAGGCAGGGCTGCAACAGGCGTTGACCCGCATCGCGGCACTGGAGCAGGCACAACCGGACTGCCGCGATTTTCAGAATATGTGCGCGACCGCCACGCTGATCGCAGCGGCGGCGCTGTTGCGCACCGAAAGCCGGGGCGCGCATTGGCGCGATGACCACCCGGATGCAAACCCGGAGAAAGCGCAGCGCTCGCATCTGACATGGGCCGACGCTTTGCATCTGCGTGACACTGCCAGCAAGGAATTGACATGA
- the nadA gene encoding quinolinate synthase NadA, with protein MLDMPAIRQDLKTVYDLAPNPDMAAQMSAEYARMSRVVSPVDWAIHAPYVAAINALKRECNATILAHNYMTPEIYHGIADVVGDSLQLAVEATRTSADVIVQCGVHFMAETSKILNPAKIVLMPDMAAGCSLAESITATGVAEMRAKYPGAPVVSYVNTTAEVKAASDICCTSSNAVQIIRALDADTIIMTPDKYLAQNVAALVPEKRIVWWDGSCIVHEQYTAQDIRDFRDWNPGTRIIAHPECPPDVVAEADFSGSTKGILDYVSAERPERAMLVTECSMASNISDAHPDVEFIGPCNMCPYMKKITLEKVLWSLHTMTTQVEVAPDIADKARLAVQRMIDLSAAST; from the coding sequence ATGCTGGATATGCCCGCCATCCGTCAGGACTTGAAGACAGTTTATGACCTTGCCCCAAATCCGGATATGGCAGCGCAGATGTCGGCAGAATACGCCCGCATGTCGCGCGTTGTCTCGCCTGTCGATTGGGCCATTCACGCGCCTTATGTTGCCGCGATCAACGCTCTGAAGCGCGAATGCAACGCCACCATTCTGGCGCATAACTACATGACGCCTGAAATCTATCACGGCATTGCCGATGTGGTGGGCGATTCGCTGCAATTGGCGGTAGAGGCAACGCGCACAAGCGCGGATGTGATCGTGCAATGCGGTGTGCATTTCATGGCCGAGACATCCAAAATCCTGAATCCCGCCAAGATCGTGCTGATGCCGGACATGGCGGCAGGCTGTTCACTGGCCGAAAGCATCACCGCGACAGGCGTGGCCGAGATGCGCGCAAAATATCCCGGCGCGCCGGTTGTGTCTTATGTGAACACCACCGCCGAGGTGAAGGCCGCATCCGACATCTGCTGCACCTCGTCCAACGCTGTCCAGATCATTCGCGCGCTGGATGCCGATACGATCATCATGACGCCCGACAAGTATCTGGCGCAGAATGTGGCCGCACTGGTGCCCGAAAAGCGCATTGTCTGGTGGGATGGGTCATGCATCGTGCATGAACAATACACCGCGCAGGATATCCGCGATTTCCGCGACTGGAACCCCGGCACGCGCATTATCGCGCATCCCGAATGCCCCCCCGATGTGGTGGCCGAGGCCGACTTCTCCGGCTCGACCAAAGGTATTCTGGACTATGTAAGCGCCGAGCGGCCAGAGCGCGCGATGCTGGTGACAGAATGTTCTATGGCGTCGAACATCTCTGACGCGCATCCAGATGTCGAATTTATCGGGCCGTGCAATATGTGCCCGTATATGAAGAAGATCACCTTAGAGAAAGTGTTGTGGTCCCTGCACACGATGACCACGCAAGTAGAAGTGGCACCCGACATTGCCGACAAGGCGCGTCTGGCCGTGCAGCGCATGATTGACCTTTCGGCAGCGAGCACCTGA
- a CDS encoding trimethylamine methyltransferase family protein, whose product MAQTAGVRRGRASGGGAARRAARTAVSIETARYIERNIPNLDVLNEEALAIIEANAETVLAEIGVSFVDNPEALDRWRAAGAEVTGERVRIPRGLARQLCATAPASFTQHARNPARNVEIGGRNLVLAPVYGPPFVRDAAGGRRYATMEDFRNFVKLGYMSKWVHHSGGTVCEPTDVAVNKRHLDMIQAHMLYSDKPFMGSVTEPVRAADSVEMAKILFGSDFVDQNTVMTSLININSPLTFDSVMIGALEIYAKANQACIISPFIVGGAMAPTTVAGTLTQVLAEVLAGVAYAQLVRPGAPVIMGAFVTSIDMNSGAPTFGTPEASLITYGAGQLARRLKLPYRSGGSFCGSKLPDAQAGYETANSLNMALLSGVNFMLHACGWLEGGLVSSYEKFVMDADQLGALHHMARGVDMSENGQAMDALREVGPGGHFLGCQHTQDNFKDAFWRSDLLDYKPFETWDEDGARDTQALASVRVAKLLGDYQQPMLDPSISEALQTYIDQRKASEPDAFG is encoded by the coding sequence ATGGCCCAGACAGCAGGTGTGCGGCGCGGGCGCGCATCCGGTGGCGGTGCGGCACGACGCGCCGCGCGCACAGCGGTCAGCATTGAAACCGCGCGCTATATCGAGCGCAACATCCCCAATCTGGACGTGCTGAACGAAGAAGCACTTGCCATCATCGAGGCAAATGCAGAAACCGTGCTGGCCGAAATCGGGGTGAGTTTCGTGGACAACCCCGAAGCCCTTGACCGCTGGCGTGCGGCAGGTGCCGAAGTCACCGGCGAGCGTGTGCGCATTCCGCGCGGGTTGGCGCGCCAGCTTTGCGCCACCGCCCCCGCCAGCTTTACCCAGCACGCCCGCAATCCGGCCCGCAATGTCGAGATTGGCGGGCGCAATCTGGTGCTGGCCCCGGTCTACGGCCCCCCTTTCGTGCGCGATGCAGCGGGCGGGCGGCGCTATGCCACGATGGAAGATTTCCGCAATTTCGTGAAGCTGGGCTATATGTCGAAATGGGTGCACCATTCGGGCGGCACTGTGTGCGAGCCGACAGATGTGGCCGTGAACAAACGCCATCTGGATATGATTCAGGCGCATATGCTGTATTCGGACAAGCCCTTTATGGGGTCGGTCACGGAACCTGTGCGCGCGGCCGATTCGGTCGAGATGGCCAAAATCCTGTTCGGGTCAGACTTTGTTGACCAGAACACGGTCATGACCTCGCTTATCAACATCAACTCGCCGCTGACATTCGATTCAGTGATGATCGGTGCGCTGGAGATCTATGCGAAGGCAAACCAGGCCTGCATCATTTCGCCCTTTATCGTGGGCGGTGCGATGGCGCCCACCACAGTGGCCGGCACGCTGACGCAAGTGCTGGCCGAAGTGCTGGCCGGTGTGGCCTATGCCCAATTGGTGCGCCCCGGCGCGCCGGTCATTATGGGCGCATTTGTCACGTCAATCGACATGAACAGCGGTGCGCCCACTTTCGGCACGCCAGAGGCGTCACTGATCACCTATGGTGCGGGGCAACTGGCGCGGCGATTGAAGCTGCCCTACCGGTCTGGCGGGTCGTTTTGCGGCTCGAAATTGCCCGATGCGCAGGCGGGATATGAAACCGCCAACAGCCTGAACATGGCGCTTCTGTCTGGCGTCAATTTCATGCTCCACGCTTGCGGCTGGCTGGAAGGGGGGCTGGTGTCGTCCTACGAGAAGTTCGTGATGGATGCCGACCAGTTGGGCGCGCTGCACCATATGGCGCGCGGGGTCGATATGTCGGAAAACGGGCAGGCGATGGATGCCTTGCGCGAAGTTGGTCCCGGCGGGCATTTTCTTGGCTGCCAGCACACGCAGGACAATTTCAAGGATGCCTTCTGGCGGTCTGACCTGCTGGATTATAAACCGTTCGAGACATGGGACGAAGATGGCGCGCGCGACACGCAGGCGCTTGCCAGCGTTCGGGTTGCCAAGCTGCTGGGCGATTACCAGCAACCGATGCTGGACCCCAGCATTTCCGAAGCGCTGCAAACCTATATCGACCAGCGCAAGGCGTCAGAACCGGACGCGTTTGGATAA